Genomic window (Ruminococcus flavefaciens AE3010):
TTGAGTTCTGCCTTGAGATCCTGTGCGCTGCCCTGATCATCGGCTGTTATTACAGGAGTTGTTGTAGGCTTAGCAGTTGTAGTAGTTGTTGCCTTTGTAGTAGTTGTTGTTGTTGTAGTGGTCGTTGTAGTAGTAGTTACTGCTCCAACAGGTGTAGGAGGTGTGATCTTATCAGCAAGAGCTAAGATATTGTTATAGAATGACTTTGGCTGATAGTTGCTGAAAGGAAGCGGCGAACCGCCGTTCTGATTAGCTCTCCAGCTTCTCTCATCTGTTGTACCCCAGAGAGTTACAGTTGAGATGTTAGCTGCGTTCTTCATAGCAACCTCGAAGATCTGCGGATAGAGAGTTCCATTGGAACCTGTGCTGTTTGTGATATCAAGCTCTGTTATCTGAACGTCGAGACCAAGAGATGCAAACTTCTTGAGAGCAGTTTCAAACTCACTTGCTGAAGGATATTTTGAATCAAGGTGAGCCTGCATACCGATACCATCGATATAGTCGCCCTCCTTCATGATCGTCTTTGCCATATTTACAAGGTCATTTGTCTTAGCGCTCATGTACTCGTTATAATCATTGAGGTAAAGCTTGCAATCCTCAGGAGCATACTGTCTTGCATACTTGAATGCATTTACAACGAACTCTGAATTGCCTTCGCCGTAAACTCTTACCCAGTTGGAGTTGCTGGCAGGTCTCATTCCGCCGCCGTCGTTTACAAAGAGCTCGTTACATACGTCGTAGGAATGAACCTGAAGATTCGGGAACTGGCTCTTGAGCTGTGAGAAAGTATTCTTGATCATGCTCTCAAGACGCTTGTTCATGCGATCCTTGGAAACGAATCCGCCGCCGTCCTGGAAGAGAGACTGAGGTGTCTGGCTGTACCATACGAAGGTATGTCCACGAACACCGATGCCGTTCTGCTCTGCGAATTTAAGGATACTGCTTGCCGAGCTAAGGCTTATATTGACTTCATCACCGTTTACGCCCTTAACGATAGAATCAGGCTTCATTTCATTTTCACATGTAATGGAATTGTAGTTTTTCTTGATAAACTGCTGAGCGTTCGAGTTACCGATCTCCATTCCGCTTACAGAAGTACCAAGACGGAAGTAAGGACCCATAACATCCTTGAAGCCACTGCCGCCCGATTCATACTTGTAGTTAAGGTTCTGGTGAGCTGCTACGCCTTCAGTGCTGCCTGCGCCTGAATATGTAGTCTGATTACCGCTGTTACCGCCGCCTGCATTGCCGCCGTTGTCACCCTGCTGTCCGCCGAACTGGCTCATATCGAAGCCGCCCTGCTGACCGCCAAACTGGCTCATATCAAAGCCGCCCTGCTGACCGCCGCCGAACTGACTCCAGTCGAAGCCGCCCTGCTGTCCGCCGCCGAATTGACTCATATCAAAGCCGCCCTGCTGACCGCCGCCAAACTGACTCATATCGAAGCCGCCCTGCTGGCCGCCGCCGAACTGACTCCAGTCGAAGCCGCCCTGCTGGCCGCCGCCGAATTGACTCATATCAAAGCCGCCCTGCTGACCACCGCCGAATTGACTCATATCAAAGCCGCCCTGCTGGCCGCCGCCGAATTGACTCATATCAAAGCCGCCCTTCTGTCCGCCGCCGAATTGACTCATATCAAAGCCGCCCTGCTGGCCTCCACCGAACTGACTCCAATCAAAGTTGTTCATGTCAAAGCCGCCTTGCTGGCCGCCGTTGTCACCAACATTAGTGTTGGTATTTACGGTATTACCCGTTTCAGGACTTGGAGAACCGTCAAAGGAAATGCTCTTTACATTAGCAGAACCGTTTGATCTGTAACCCTCGATGTTAAGGGATACCTCATAGAGTGTACCGCTCATGTCGAGACCAGCCTGTGACCATGCGTCAAAGTGCTTGGATACGCTGATAGTGCCCTTCATGTAGTTGGTCTGGTTATTAGCTGAGCCACTCTGCTGACGAATGCTCCAGTACTGCGGGAAGGTTGCTGTACCGTCGAGAGACGGCTGATTATAACGCATTGTCTTTGCGATGTCGTAGGTGTGACCGTCGAGAGTTACTGTACCCTTTCTCTCAGCTCCGTCTCCGGGTGGACGCCAGTCGCCCCAACCTTCAACGATGTAGTACTCCATGAGCGGATTTCTCGTCCAACCGTAAACGCACATGTACGAGTTTCCTCTTGGTGTGTATTCAACGTCGTATGTGAGAGTGATGTCTCCGAAAGCTTTGTAATTCTTTTTCTGGCTGTCGTAGTTCTTACCCATACGTGCAAGGAAGTTCTCAATGTTGCTCCATGAGCAGGAGAATGAACCTGCTCCAGGATTCATTGAAACCTGTCCCTGACCGTTCTGATTCCACATCTCGTAGTCGTAGCCGCCTATGTTGCCTCTTGTCTGCTGGTCAGCAGCGTTTACTACTACAGTTGCAGGCATACTTGCTGCGATCATCATTGCAGATATTGTACCGCTGGCTACTCTTTTAAAGTTTCTCAAATTCAAAAAATCACTCCTCGTTATAAAATATGTGTTGTTATTTTTCTCTTTTTCTTTTAGGCTAATGCTTTTTCTTTCTACCCTCCTTTAGTTGATGTGGGATAAAGAATCCCCGAATTCCCGTTTCAAACTATTGATTTTACTCATAATATACATTATTTGTATAGATTTGTAAATATTATACAGTAAAAAGAGCAATTTTTGTCCACAACAGAGCAAAAAACGACTAGTCATTTATTTGAGAAAATTCTTTTTTCAACTGGCCCACTTATCTCCAGTCCTTCCTGAAGCATATAGAGATTTCTATCTTACAGTTTTCATTTATACATTCCTAATTTTAATAATCACCAGGTATCATTTGAGTCATTGTGATATTTATCTCTGCTGAGCCTATTTATCTTTAACATTTAAACAAAAAGTCACAAAATATTAATGAACCTGCCCCAGAAATATGATACAATAATTCTAGAAAAATAAGGAAGGAATAATCATGAATAGAAAAGATACTAATTCTAATTACAAGCTTGAACTCGACCGTAATCTCTACCGTTCTATCAAGAAAATGGACAGAGCGTCTATGGAAGGACTTCTCAATGACGTTTTTGAAAACGGCCGAAAGAAAGGCAATGAAGAAGGTGGCTCCAATATTGATAATAGCGCTATCGATCTTCACGAACTTGAGAAAGACATAAAAGCAATAAAAGGCGTAGGCGAGAAACGTGCTGAGGAGATTATGAACCTTGTTGTGAAACACCTTGGTATTTCAGATTTATAACACTAAAGATAAGAAAAGCTCTGTGTTAAGAGTGTCAAACCTTTCTTAATCACAGAGTCTTGTTTTTTACGACTATGCCGTTTAGTATGTTATTTTTCTTATAAGGCAATAACTACTTTCTTCTCAAGCAACTTCATTCAGTCTTAGAATTATCCCCCGCTACACCTAAGTCATTATATTACACTATTATTATAACTCATTTCATTGAAATAGAAAAAGAAACAGGAAGAGGGAATTGTGTATGCTGACATTTGAAAAAATGCATCTTGAACAGCGTGAAGAATGCATATCACTGGCTGTACGAGCACAAAAGGACTATGTTTATCTAACGAATTATATTTTCGATGATCAGCGACGGCGCAAATTTTTAGAATGTGCTCTGAAAATTGAATTTCATGTCAATGAAGGAAACGCAGTTTTTCTGACAGCTAATAATGACCGCTCTTTGGCAGCAGTGGCAATGCTATGCCCACCGGGAGTTCGTCGCCCCTCTGATATAACTTATCTCAAAGCAGGATTCTGGAAAGCTTTTCTATACGGTGGATTCCACAATGTATGTTCATGGACTGCGATGAACGATAAAGCATGCGCCCCTTGTCATGAACAATCTGAAAAGGCTTGGTATCTGAGTATGCTTACTGTAGATCCAGCAAATCAAGGGAACGGAATCGGCAGCAGATTCATACAAGAATGCATTATTCCTACTGTAAAATCCAGAGGCGGAGATAAACTCTGCCTATTTACCAACTCAGAAATCAACCGAAAATTCTACATCAAAAATGGTTTTCATGAATTTGATGCAAGAGAGTTCACTTATAAAGGGAAAAAACTTGGCAGCTGGAGTTATTGTATTGATATAAAATAATGTTATATATCATCGCTGGTGCTTGCCAATATAGGCGAAATGCGCAGGCTAATGCTTATTAGCTCTATTGTAAACGCCAAACATTTTTTTAATATAAGCAATTACTTTTATTCTAAGAACAGGGGGACTAAAAACATATGGTTTTATTTGTAAACGCCTGTGTCCGTGCTGATCATTCCAGAACACTAAGACTAGCTGATGTATTGCTCAGACAATTAAATGAGCCTTTCACCGAGCTTGTTCTGTCTGA
Coding sequences:
- a CDS encoding endo-1,4-beta-xylanase translates to MRNFKRVASGTISAMMIAASMPATVVVNAADQQTRGNIGGYDYEMWNQNGQGQVSMNPGAGSFSCSWSNIENFLARMGKNYDSQKKNYKAFGDITLTYDVEYTPRGNSYMCVYGWTRNPLMEYYIVEGWGDWRPPGDGAERKGTVTLDGHTYDIAKTMRYNQPSLDGTATFPQYWSIRQQSGSANNQTNYMKGTISVSKHFDAWSQAGLDMSGTLYEVSLNIEGYRSNGSANVKSISFDGSPSPETGNTVNTNTNVGDNGGQQGGFDMNNFDWSQFGGGQQGGFDMSQFGGGQKGGFDMSQFGGGQQGGFDMSQFGGGQQGGFDMSQFGGGQQGGFDWSQFGGGQQGGFDMSQFGGGQQGGFDMSQFGGGQQGGFDWSQFGGGQQGGFDMSQFGGQQGGFDMSQFGGQQGDNGGNAGGGNSGNQTTYSGAGSTEGVAAHQNLNYKYESGGSGFKDVMGPYFRLGTSVSGMEIGNSNAQQFIKKNYNSITCENEMKPDSIVKGVNGDEVNISLSSASSILKFAEQNGIGVRGHTFVWYSQTPQSLFQDGGGFVSKDRMNKRLESMIKNTFSQLKSQFPNLQVHSYDVCNELFVNDGGGMRPASNSNWVRVYGEGNSEFVVNAFKYARQYAPEDCKLYLNDYNEYMSAKTNDLVNMAKTIMKEGDYIDGIGMQAHLDSKYPSASEFETALKKFASLGLDVQITELDITNSTGSNGTLYPQIFEVAMKNAANISTVTLWGTTDERSWRANQNGGSPLPFSNYQPKSFYNNILALADKITPPTPVGAVTTTTTTTTTTTTTTKATTTTTAKPTTTPVITADDQGSAQDLKAELNGKVSKWGDANGDGGIDMSDAVAIMQSLANPDKYKLSDQGRANADVYDAGDGVTANDANTIQKYLLGLIKSLPESYSSKS
- a CDS encoding GNAT family N-acetyltransferase, with protein sequence MLTFEKMHLEQREECISLAVRAQKDYVYLTNYIFDDQRRRKFLECALKIEFHVNEGNAVFLTANNDRSLAAVAMLCPPGVRRPSDITYLKAGFWKAFLYGGFHNVCSWTAMNDKACAPCHEQSEKAWYLSMLTVDPANQGNGIGSRFIQECIIPTVKSRGGDKLCLFTNSEINRKFYIKNGFHEFDAREFTYKGKKLGSWSYCIDIK